One window of Akkermansia biwaensis genomic DNA carries:
- a CDS encoding P-loop NTPase → MTTQQELTPELIRAALTTVKFPGFSRDIVSFGLVKKIDIDAENNVTIDLVIESKNADIPRYIFEGVHGVMKHLPGVKHCDVNIEHKAPEAKKGINDDPSTWKSSVPGAKHVIAVASGKGGVGKSTVSANLAVALSKLGYSVGLVDLDIYGPSMSLMFGTKERPGANENDEFLPVTAHGVKLLSMGLLINESDPVAVRGPLATRYVQQFLRNVVWGDVDFLILDLPPGTGDIQLTIVQTAELDGVVVVTTPQEVALIDARKAIGLFERVKTPILGVIENMSYFQCPSDGKIYHIFGEGGGEREAAKLGVPLLGKIPLDIATRSGGDEGRPVALEDPGQNPVSAAFRQVAEQCARMVLDC, encoded by the coding sequence ATGACGACACAACAGGAATTGACTCCGGAGCTGATACGGGCCGCGCTGACCACGGTTAAATTTCCCGGATTCAGCCGCGACATCGTATCCTTCGGATTAGTGAAGAAGATTGATATTGACGCTGAAAACAACGTCACGATTGATTTGGTGATTGAGAGCAAGAATGCGGATATTCCCCGTTACATTTTTGAAGGCGTCCACGGCGTGATGAAGCATTTGCCCGGCGTGAAGCATTGCGACGTGAATATCGAACACAAGGCTCCGGAAGCCAAGAAGGGAATCAATGACGACCCCTCTACCTGGAAATCCTCCGTTCCCGGCGCCAAACACGTGATCGCCGTCGCTTCCGGCAAGGGCGGCGTGGGCAAATCCACCGTTTCCGCGAACCTGGCGGTGGCGCTGAGCAAGCTGGGTTATTCCGTGGGCCTGGTGGACCTGGATATTTACGGCCCCTCCATGTCCCTGATGTTCGGCACCAAGGAACGGCCCGGAGCCAATGAGAATGACGAGTTTCTTCCGGTAACGGCCCATGGCGTGAAGCTTCTTTCCATGGGGCTGCTGATCAATGAATCGGACCCCGTTGCGGTGCGCGGCCCCCTGGCGACGCGCTACGTCCAGCAGTTCCTGCGCAACGTGGTGTGGGGGGACGTGGATTTCCTGATTCTGGACCTGCCGCCCGGCACGGGAGACATTCAGCTCACGATTGTCCAGACGGCGGAGCTGGACGGCGTGGTGGTGGTGACCACTCCGCAGGAGGTGGCGTTGATTGATGCCCGCAAGGCGATCGGCCTTTTTGAACGGGTGAAGACCCCCATTCTGGGCGTGATTGAAAACATGAGTTATTTCCAGTGCCCGTCTGACGGCAAGATTTACCACATCTTCGGCGAAGGCGGCGGCGAGCGGGAAGCGGCCAAACTGGGCGTGCCGCTGCTGGGCAAGATTCCGCTGGACATCGCCACCCGCTCCGGCGGGGACGAAGGCCGCCCCGTAGCCCTGGAAGACCCTGGGCAGAACCCGGTTTCCGCCGCGTTCCGCCAGGTGGCTGAACAATGCGCCCGCATGGTGCTTGACTGCTGA
- a CDS encoding sugar kinase gives MSLSIKSEQECRWDIASLGEVMLRLDPGEGRIHTTRSFRVCEGGGEYNVARGLRRCFRMRGAIVTAICDNPVGRLLEDCMLQGGLDLDYVKWAPFDGIGRDCRVGLNFTERGYGVRAAVGCSDRGLSAACQMKPGDVDWDALFGRDGVRWFHTGGIYAGLSETTSDVVLEAVQAARKHGTVVSYDLNYRPSLWKSIGGQKRAQEVNRAIAPFVDVMIGNEEDFQASLGLSIEGATEDFSHIDQGSYRQMIRRAVAEFGFKAAATTLRVARTATFNDWAAMLYCDGEFYDSISFPNLEILDRVGGGDSFASGLIYGLMSGKGPQYAVNCGCAHGALAMTTPGDTSTASLAEVEKVMKGGTARVDR, from the coding sequence ATGTCATTATCTATTAAATCTGAGCAGGAGTGCCGCTGGGATATTGCATCCCTTGGCGAAGTGATGCTGAGGCTGGACCCCGGCGAAGGCCGCATTCATACCACGCGTTCCTTCCGTGTCTGCGAAGGCGGCGGGGAATACAACGTGGCCCGCGGGCTGAGGCGCTGTTTCAGGATGAGGGGCGCCATCGTCACCGCCATCTGCGACAATCCCGTAGGGCGGCTTCTGGAGGACTGCATGCTTCAGGGCGGACTGGACCTGGATTACGTGAAATGGGCCCCCTTTGACGGCATCGGCCGCGACTGCCGCGTGGGCCTGAATTTCACGGAACGCGGCTATGGCGTGCGCGCCGCCGTGGGCTGTTCCGACCGCGGACTGAGCGCCGCCTGCCAGATGAAGCCCGGCGACGTGGACTGGGACGCCCTGTTCGGCAGGGACGGCGTGCGCTGGTTCCATACCGGCGGCATTTATGCGGGACTTTCCGAAACGACGAGCGACGTGGTGCTGGAAGCCGTCCAGGCCGCCCGCAAGCACGGCACGGTCGTTTCCTATGACCTGAACTACCGCCCCTCCCTGTGGAAGAGCATCGGCGGCCAGAAGCGCGCCCAGGAGGTAAACCGAGCCATCGCTCCCTTTGTGGACGTCATGATCGGCAATGAGGAGGACTTCCAGGCGTCCCTGGGCCTTTCCATCGAAGGGGCCACGGAGGACTTCTCCCATATCGACCAGGGTTCCTACCGGCAGATGATCCGCCGCGCAGTGGCGGAATTCGGCTTCAAGGCCGCCGCCACGACATTGCGCGTGGCCCGCACGGCCACCTTCAACGACTGGGCGGCCATGCTGTACTGCGACGGGGAGTTTTATGATTCCATTTCCTTCCCGAATCTGGAAATCCTGGACCGCGTGGGCGGCGGAGATTCCTTCGCCTCCGGCCTGATTTACGGGCTGATGAGCGGGAAGGGCCCCCAGTACGCCGTGAACTGCGGCTGCGCCCACGGCGCGCTGGCCATGACCACTCCGGGGGATACCTCCACGGCCTCCCTGGCGGAAGTGGAAAAAGTCATGAAGGGCGGCACCGCCCGCGTGGACCGCTAA
- the eda gene encoding bifunctional 4-hydroxy-2-oxoglutarate aldolase/2-dehydro-3-deoxy-phosphogluconate aldolase produces MNTLLEKLSAIRLVPVVVINDAEKAVPLARALMDNGCGCMEITFRTAAAAEAIARISREVPDMLVGAGTLLTPEQVEQARHAGASFGVAPGFDPLVVKAASALGFPFVPGVSTASEMSQALSLGCLFQKFFPAEAAGGVKMLKSLLGAFRHTGVRIMPTGGIHAGNIGSWLEIPEVAACGGSWICEPSLIQSSEWEEIGRRTREALRAL; encoded by the coding sequence ATGAACACATTATTGGAAAAACTGTCCGCCATCAGGCTCGTTCCCGTCGTTGTCATCAACGATGCGGAAAAAGCCGTTCCCCTCGCCAGGGCCCTGATGGACAACGGCTGCGGCTGCATGGAAATCACGTTCCGTACGGCTGCCGCCGCGGAAGCCATCGCCCGCATCTCCCGCGAGGTGCCGGACATGCTGGTGGGGGCGGGCACGCTTCTGACGCCGGAACAGGTGGAGCAGGCGCGCCATGCCGGGGCCTCCTTCGGCGTGGCTCCCGGTTTTGATCCCCTGGTGGTGAAAGCCGCCTCCGCTCTGGGCTTTCCCTTCGTTCCGGGCGTCTCTACGGCTTCGGAAATGAGCCAGGCCCTATCCCTGGGGTGCCTGTTCCAGAAATTCTTCCCGGCGGAAGCTGCGGGAGGCGTCAAGATGCTCAAATCCCTGCTGGGAGCCTTCCGGCACACGGGCGTGCGCATCATGCCCACGGGCGGCATTCATGCCGGCAACATCGGCTCCTGGCTTGAAATTCCGGAAGTGGCCGCCTGCGGCGGTTCCTGGATTTGCGAGCCGTCCCTGATCCAGTCCTCCGAATGGGAGGAAATAGGCCGCAGAACCCGGGAAGCCCTCCGGGCCCTGTAG
- a CDS encoding MATE family efflux transporter, with amino-acid sequence MNKTWNLKEMKKLIPLAFPVLVVNLSIVGMGAVDAIVAGGAGVTDMAAVALGSSVYLPVTLFACGVLMIIGPVIANMRGKSHESRVGYMTNHGLWLALMLSLVSMPVIYALRNVFGWISDDAAMCEMASAYMFAIMWGLPANLGFVALKSLNEGSNMTRPAMYVGICGLLLNIPLNYMFVFGMYGFPRMGGAGCGAATAVIFYIEFLLMFLLVYFNPKHRPYRRHIVSWRRPTPSVITHLVRLGVPIGISQLCEVMLFCAAALVLAPLGKTQVASHQIAGNVGGLVFMLPLSVGLAASIRVAYHHGKKNVAGTRSAILSAYVLVLSICLCTIGGIILFREQIVHLYNDSELIVSTASVLLILAAAYQLPDCLQVLSVGVLRGFRDTASISIITFVSYWMVGFPVCYILARTDWIVPAMGARGVWIGFIVGLTVAAVLLLWRVVRTTRREFVLMRRGGE; translated from the coding sequence ATGAATAAGACGTGGAATTTGAAGGAGATGAAGAAGTTGATCCCCCTGGCCTTTCCGGTGCTGGTGGTGAACCTCTCCATTGTGGGCATGGGGGCGGTGGACGCCATTGTCGCCGGGGGCGCAGGCGTGACGGACATGGCCGCCGTGGCGCTCGGGTCTTCCGTATATTTGCCCGTGACCCTCTTCGCCTGCGGCGTGCTGATGATCATCGGCCCCGTGATCGCCAACATGCGCGGCAAGAGCCATGAAAGCCGCGTGGGCTACATGACCAACCACGGCCTGTGGCTGGCGCTGATGCTCAGCCTGGTTTCCATGCCGGTCATTTATGCCCTGAGGAACGTGTTCGGCTGGATATCGGATGACGCCGCCATGTGTGAGATGGCCTCCGCCTACATGTTCGCCATCATGTGGGGACTGCCCGCCAACCTGGGATTCGTGGCCCTCAAGAGCCTGAACGAAGGCTCCAACATGACCCGGCCCGCCATGTACGTGGGGATATGCGGCCTGCTGCTCAACATTCCGCTGAACTACATGTTCGTCTTCGGCATGTACGGATTCCCCCGCATGGGTGGCGCGGGCTGCGGCGCGGCCACCGCCGTTATCTTCTACATTGAATTCCTGCTGATGTTCCTGCTGGTGTATTTCAACCCCAAGCACCGCCCGTACCGCAGGCACATCGTTTCCTGGCGGCGTCCCACGCCTTCCGTCATTACGCATCTGGTGCGGCTGGGCGTGCCGATCGGCATTTCCCAGCTGTGCGAGGTGATGCTTTTCTGCGCCGCCGCGCTGGTGCTGGCTCCCCTGGGCAAGACACAGGTAGCCAGCCACCAGATAGCCGGGAACGTGGGCGGCCTGGTTTTTATGCTGCCCCTGTCTGTGGGTCTGGCGGCTTCCATCCGCGTGGCCTACCATCACGGCAAAAAGAATGTGGCCGGGACCAGGTCCGCCATTCTCTCTGCCTATGTGCTGGTACTCAGCATCTGCCTGTGCACGATAGGCGGCATCATCCTTTTCCGCGAACAGATCGTGCACTTGTATAACGATTCGGAACTGATTGTCAGCACGGCCTCCGTCCTGCTGATCCTGGCGGCCGCCTACCAGCTCCCGGACTGCCTCCAGGTGCTTTCCGTCGGGGTGCTGAGGGGATTCCGGGATACCGCTTCCATTTCCATCATCACCTTCGTGTCGTACTGGATGGTGGGATTCCCCGTGTGCTACATTCTTGCCCGGACCGACTGGATTGTCCCGGCCATGGGCGCGCGGGGCGTCTGGATAGGGTTCATCGTCGGCCTTACCGTGGCGGCCGTACTGCTGCTGTGGCGCGTGGTGCGCACCACGCGGCGCGAATTTGTCCTGATGCGGCGGGGCGGGGAGTAA
- a CDS encoding MFS transporter: MIQEQPRQDSFRWMILFMLFAATTINYLDRQILSILKPILDVELGWTDAQYGMIMSIFQASYAIGLTMFGWIIDKYGARMGFAISIIWWSVGAISHAFAVGVKSMGLSRIILGLGEGGNFPASIKTVTNWFTSGERVFATTLFNSGANVGALVAPATIPFIAAAWGWQSAFIAAGVLGFIWVAFWLRMPKEPRVKLAEESSALARAEKEEARESIPWRKLLTYRQAWSLIIVRFLTDPIWWFFLFWLPDFFNKHFGYNIKESALPLIVIYALVTVLSIIGGSLTKYLAGLGWSLNKVRKISMLIFACCVLPVIFVQYFDMWTIVAVLGLAGGAHQAWSASVYTLGSDMFPKSDVASITGLSGMAGQIGSVLFQTAVGFTLSHFVALGNPSHGYDIIFVVCGCAYLAAFIIFSLIVPKINMVESRES, encoded by the coding sequence ATGATTCAAGAACAACCCAGGCAGGACTCCTTCCGGTGGATGATCCTTTTCATGCTCTTTGCAGCTACGACGATCAATTACCTGGACCGCCAGATACTCTCCATCCTGAAGCCCATCCTGGACGTCGAGCTGGGATGGACAGACGCCCAATACGGCATGATCATGTCCATTTTCCAGGCCTCCTACGCCATCGGCCTGACCATGTTCGGCTGGATTATCGACAAGTACGGAGCCCGCATGGGCTTTGCCATCTCCATCATCTGGTGGAGTGTGGGGGCCATCTCCCATGCCTTTGCCGTGGGCGTCAAATCCATGGGCCTCAGCCGCATCATTCTGGGGCTGGGTGAAGGCGGCAACTTCCCCGCCAGCATCAAGACGGTGACCAACTGGTTTACCTCCGGGGAGCGCGTATTCGCCACCACCCTGTTCAACTCCGGCGCGAACGTGGGCGCCCTGGTGGCTCCGGCCACCATCCCGTTCATCGCCGCCGCTTGGGGCTGGCAGTCCGCGTTCATCGCGGCCGGCGTGCTGGGCTTCATCTGGGTGGCCTTCTGGCTCCGGATGCCGAAGGAACCGCGCGTGAAACTGGCGGAGGAATCCTCCGCACTGGCGCGGGCGGAAAAGGAAGAGGCCAGGGAATCCATCCCCTGGAGAAAACTTCTCACCTACAGGCAGGCATGGAGCCTCATCATCGTCCGCTTCCTGACGGACCCCATCTGGTGGTTCTTCCTCTTCTGGCTGCCCGACTTCTTCAACAAGCACTTCGGCTACAACATCAAGGAATCCGCCCTGCCGCTGATCGTCATTTACGCGCTGGTGACCGTCCTCAGCATCATCGGCGGCTCCCTGACCAAGTACCTGGCGGGGCTCGGATGGAGCCTGAACAAGGTCAGGAAAATCTCCATGCTCATCTTTGCCTGCTGCGTGCTTCCGGTCATCTTTGTCCAGTACTTCGATATGTGGACCATCGTAGCCGTGCTCGGACTGGCGGGAGGCGCCCACCAGGCGTGGTCCGCCAGCGTGTATACCCTGGGGTCCGACATGTTCCCCAAGTCGGACGTGGCGTCCATCACCGGCCTTTCCGGCATGGCCGGGCAGATCGGCAGCGTGCTGTTCCAGACAGCCGTGGGCTTTACGCTGTCCCACTTCGTAGCGCTGGGCAATCCTTCCCACGGCTATGACATCATCTTCGTCGTCTGCGGATGCGCCTATCTGGCCGCCTTCATCATCTTCAGCCTGATCGTTCCCAAAATCAACATGGTGGAGTCCAGGGAAAGCTGA
- a CDS encoding SDR family oxidoreductase, translating to MGLQSFRPLVGKNALVTGAAGVLCSVMARDLLKAGARVALLGRTRSKLEELQRKLAEEGLTRTLVIAADVLDKAQLEEAATLLENTWGRLDILVNGAGGNDPRGTTPAEQCMPDTPVEQGFFGMDMQGFEYVNRLNMIGTILPSQVFGKLLAASSGCIVNISSMAAFLPLTKVGAYGAAKAAVDNFTKWLATHLAPLGVRVNAIAPGFFITDQNRFLMMEKDGETPTPRGRKVLAKTPMHRFGEPGDLCGALQFLVSPSASFVTGTIIPVDGGFLAYSGV from the coding sequence ATGGGCCTGCAATCCTTCCGCCCGCTGGTCGGGAAAAACGCCCTGGTCACCGGGGCCGCCGGGGTTCTCTGCTCCGTCATGGCCCGCGACCTGCTGAAGGCCGGGGCCAGGGTGGCCCTGCTGGGCCGCACCCGTTCCAAGCTGGAAGAACTTCAGCGGAAGCTGGCTGAGGAAGGGCTCACCCGGACCCTCGTCATCGCGGCGGACGTGCTGGACAAGGCGCAGTTGGAGGAAGCCGCCACCCTGCTGGAAAACACCTGGGGACGGCTGGACATCCTGGTGAACGGGGCCGGAGGCAACGATCCGCGCGGGACCACCCCCGCGGAGCAGTGCATGCCGGACACCCCGGTGGAGCAGGGCTTCTTCGGCATGGACATGCAGGGTTTTGAGTACGTCAACCGCCTCAACATGATCGGCACCATTCTTCCCTCTCAGGTCTTCGGAAAACTGCTGGCCGCTTCCAGCGGCTGCATTGTCAACATCTCCTCCATGGCCGCATTCCTGCCCCTGACCAAAGTCGGGGCCTACGGGGCAGCAAAAGCCGCCGTGGACAACTTCACCAAATGGCTGGCCACACACCTGGCTCCTCTGGGTGTGCGCGTCAACGCCATCGCTCCCGGCTTCTTCATTACGGATCAGAACCGCTTCCTGATGATGGAAAAGGACGGGGAAACGCCTACGCCGCGCGGGCGCAAGGTGCTTGCCAAGACGCCCATGCACCGCTTCGGCGAGCCCGGCGACCTCTGCGGAGCCCTGCAATTCCTGGTGTCTCCTTCCGCCTCCTTCGTGACGGGGACCATCATCCCCGTGGACGGCGGTTTCCTGGCCTATTCCGGAGTGTAA
- the uxaC gene encoding glucuronate isomerase: MFIDDDFLLDTPQAKTLFHDYAEHQPIIDYHSHLDAAAIADNRQFSNIAQLWLDGDHYKWRAMRTNGIPERLCSGDAPDREKYDAWAATVPRLLRNPLYHWTHLELRRPFGITGTLFGPDTAGDIWEKTSAMLQSGSMGALDILKKMNVEAVCTTDDPCDDLAAHRRHAASGDSVKLLPTFRPDKARAIHQGRAWMEWVDRLERASGMEIRDLAAFQKALASRHAWFARNGCKLSDHSLEAFDDESLSEEEAAALFAAARQGGEVAGRDAVRFSNYLMDFLAGLDAAAGWVRQLHVGALRNPNGAALRDLGPDTGFDAIADFTYIAPLGRLLDRSAQKGTLPSTILYNLNPRDNAAMAVLCGSFQDGVTAGKMQYGAAWWFLDQMDGMTRHLETLSQLGMLSRFVGMLTDSRSLLSYTRHEYFRRILCRMLGRDMAQGLVPDDMDMVGSMAADISYNNAKQYFNF, from the coding sequence ATGTTTATCGACGACGACTTTCTGCTGGACACTCCCCAGGCGAAGACGCTCTTCCATGACTACGCCGAACACCAGCCGATCATTGACTACCACTCCCACCTGGACGCCGCCGCCATCGCGGACAACCGCCAGTTCTCCAACATCGCCCAGCTCTGGCTGGACGGTGACCATTACAAGTGGCGCGCCATGAGGACCAACGGCATTCCGGAGCGCCTGTGCTCCGGAGACGCTCCGGACCGGGAAAAATACGACGCCTGGGCCGCCACCGTGCCCCGGCTGCTTCGCAACCCCCTGTACCACTGGACGCATCTGGAACTCCGGAGGCCCTTCGGAATCACCGGAACCCTCTTCGGTCCGGATACCGCCGGAGATATCTGGGAAAAGACCTCCGCCATGCTCCAGTCCGGCTCCATGGGAGCCCTGGACATTCTGAAAAAGATGAACGTGGAAGCCGTCTGTACGACGGACGATCCCTGCGACGACCTGGCCGCCCACCGGCGGCACGCCGCTTCCGGAGATTCCGTGAAGTTGCTCCCCACCTTCAGGCCGGACAAGGCGCGCGCCATCCATCAGGGCAGGGCATGGATGGAATGGGTGGACCGTCTGGAACGGGCTTCCGGCATGGAAATCCGTGATCTGGCCGCATTCCAAAAAGCCCTTGCCTCCCGGCACGCCTGGTTTGCGCGGAACGGCTGCAAGCTGTCGGACCACTCCCTGGAAGCGTTCGACGATGAAAGCCTGTCCGAAGAGGAGGCCGCCGCACTCTTTGCCGCCGCCCGGCAGGGCGGGGAAGTGGCGGGACGGGATGCCGTCAGGTTTTCCAACTACCTGATGGATTTTCTTGCCGGACTTGACGCGGCCGCGGGCTGGGTCCGCCAGCTCCATGTGGGCGCCTTGCGCAACCCCAACGGGGCGGCCCTGCGGGATCTGGGGCCGGACACGGGCTTTGACGCCATTGCGGACTTCACGTACATTGCTCCTCTGGGCCGTCTGCTGGACCGCTCCGCGCAGAAGGGAACGCTGCCGAGCACCATCCTGTACAACCTGAATCCGCGGGACAATGCCGCCATGGCCGTGCTCTGCGGCAGTTTTCAGGACGGAGTCACGGCCGGCAAAATGCAGTACGGCGCCGCCTGGTGGTTCCTGGACCAGATGGACGGCATGACCCGCCATCTGGAGACCCTCAGCCAGCTCGGCATGCTCTCCCGCTTCGTGGGAATGCTGACGGACAGCCGCAGCCTGCTCAGCTACACGCGGCATGAATACTTCCGCCGCATTTTGTGCCGCATGCTGGGCAGGGACATGGCCCAGGGCCTGGTCCCGGACGACATGGACATGGTCGGCTCCATGGCGGCTGACATCTCCTACAACAACGCCAAACAATACTTCAACTTTTAG